A window of Lacibacter sediminis contains these coding sequences:
- a CDS encoding LytR/AlgR family response regulator transcription factor: MVKVLTVDDEPKNLRIIKELLRLYCPNAAHIGEANNIETASQLINELQPDLVLLDIEMPHGNAFDLLDKIMPVSFEIVFVTAFDSYTLKAFKYSALDYILKPVNIDELKAVITKAEQRVHQKNINQQLSYLLQNMKQPSAALQKIAVPTFKDQLEFIETDSILYCEASGAYTFIFTEGGQKLVSAKSLKEYEEMLPESVFFRLHHSHLINLNKVKKYHKGRGGEVEMDNGVFLEVATRRKDEFLKRIGF; the protein is encoded by the coding sequence ATGGTGAAAGTATTAACGGTTGATGATGAGCCAAAAAATTTGCGGATCATTAAAGAGTTACTGAGATTGTATTGCCCAAATGCTGCTCATATTGGCGAAGCAAATAATATTGAAACGGCCAGTCAACTGATCAACGAATTGCAACCCGATCTTGTTTTGCTTGATATTGAAATGCCTCATGGAAATGCATTCGATCTGCTTGATAAGATAATGCCTGTAAGTTTTGAAATTGTATTTGTTACTGCATTTGATTCGTATACACTGAAAGCATTCAAATATTCTGCACTCGATTATATTCTCAAACCTGTGAATATTGATGAACTGAAAGCTGTTATTACGAAAGCTGAACAAAGGGTTCATCAAAAAAATATTAATCAGCAGTTGAGCTATTTGCTGCAGAATATGAAACAACCATCGGCTGCTTTACAGAAAATTGCGGTTCCGACATTTAAAGATCAATTGGAATTTATTGAAACCGATTCTATTCTCTACTGTGAAGCGAGTGGCGCTTATACCTTCATTTTTACAGAAGGGGGACAAAAGCTGGTATCGGCTAAAAGCCTGAAAGAATATGAAGAAATGCTGCCGGAAAGTGTTTTCTTCCGATTGCATCATTCGCATCTTATTAATCTAAATAAAGTAAAGAAATACCACAAAGGAAGAGGTGGGGAAGTGGAAATGGATAATGGCGTTTTCCTGGAAGTGGCAACCCGCCGAAAAGACGAATTCCTGAAGCGGATCGGCTTCTAA